The genomic interval TCACGTGAGATGACCAAAGAGCGTTGAAATCCCCCTTCTTTTTTGAAGTTTGCTTGGTAAAAAGGAATTGTAAATTGTTCGCCGAGTGCTGTGCCAAGAGCATTGATACGCGTCGCATCTTTGTGTGGCGAAATAGAAAGCACCGTACTAAAGCTATCATACCCATGCTCAGCAGCATAACGCGCTGTTTCTTCAAGGCGTAGCGCGTAGCATTGCGTGCAGCGTTCCCCTTTTTCGGGTTCATGTTCCAGTCCGGCCACGCGTTGAAACCACTGGGTGGGATTGTACGGCGGGACGATAAGTGGAATGTTGATAGTGTCACGACACCATCGTTCAAGTTCGCCAAGTCGCTTGGTGTATTCGGCTGCTGGGTGGATGTTGGGGTTAGCGTAGTAAAGGGTGATAGATACCTGCTCTTTCAGTCGTTCTATCACCGTGCCGGAGCACGGTGCACAGCAGGAGTGGAGCAGCATTCGTCCCTTGGGCGGTGGTAGCGCGGTTGATTTCATAATGACTGATTGAGGTGTTCCCGCAGGCTTTCGTCAAAAGGGGCTTTTGCAATCCCATGTTGCGTGATTATGCCGCTGATATAACGCGCTGGTGTGACGTCAAAGGAAGGATTGAAAACCGCCACGTTGTGCGGTGCGATTTGGACACCACCGCAGTGTGTCACTTCGCGTGGGTCACGCTCTTCGATGACGATATCGGACTCATCGGCCGCCTGAGGGTCGATGGTCGAAACGGGCGCGGCAACGTAAAAAGGGATGTTATTTTCGCGAGCGAGCACGGCGACGGTGTAGGTTCCAATTTTGTTGGCGGTGTCGCCATTCATGGCGATGCGATCAGCACCAACAACAATGGCCTGTACTTTTCTCTGACGCATAACGACGCCTGCCATGTTATCGCAAATCAGTGTGACGGGGATGTTGTCTTCCATCAATTCAAAGGCGCTGAGGCGAGCTCCTTGAAGGAAAGGGCGCGTTTCATCAGTAAAAACATGAATCCGTTTGCCCTGCTCAACTGCTGCACGAATAACGCCTAGTGCGGTTCCATAGCCTGCTGTTGCCAGTGCGCCAGCATTGCAGTGCGTCAGTACGCCGCCATGATCCGGCAGCAGGGCGGCTCCATGCGCGCCAATGCGACGGTTGATGGCAATGTCCTCTTGATGGAGTTGACACGCGTGTTGCCAGAGCGCGTTCGCAACGGTTGCGGTGTTCGTTGCGGTTGGTATGAGCGCATTGCATGCCTTTTCCATTGCTTCCAGCGCCCAAAAAAGATTGACGGCGGTCGGGCGGGTGGCGGCCAGCGTAGTACGGACGGATTGCATGTGGTTGGCCAAGGTTTCAAGTGGGTGGCTGGTGACTTCGTGCGCGCCCAGTGCGTAGCCGTAGGCTGCACTGACACCGATAGCTGGAGCGCCGCGCACGACCATGGTACGGATGGCATCGGCGACATCATTGTGTGTGCGGCACGCGATATATTCGACCTTGAGTGGGAGAATGCGTTGATCGAGAAGTTGTAAAACAAAAGGGGCAGTAGTTACGATTGCGTCAGCCATGGGAAATATTCCTTTTTCTGGTTTGCGGTTATCCCCGTAATGCGGAGAGTTTTTTGTCGCCCGAGCTCACCGCGCAGAATGGTGATGCTCGATCGTGGGATGCGCAAAAGTGCCGCAAAGTAGGCGATCACCTGCTCGTTGGCTTTGCCATCAACGGGCGGCGCGGTGATTTTTAGTTTTACAAAACCCGCTTCATGCACAAGTTGTTCTTTGCGGGAGCGTGGTATAACCCGCAAGTCAAAGGTGACTTCTTCGTATTCATCCTTTGCCATCGCCACCTTCGCGCAAGGAACGGAGAAAGCGGTCGAGTTCTTCTTCGGAATACTCGCCATCATCACTTTGTTTTTCTACTTTTTTGCGATAGAGCGAAAATTCAGCATCGCTATCATTTGATTTCGGTGCGTTCGGTTGAGCCGTGTTGGCTGGCTGGGCATGAGCTTTATCGATTTTTGCGAGAACATCAGCAGCCTGATCCGCGACAGTTTTTTTGGCGCTCGCTTTGTTTTTTTGTGTGGCAGTGTTGGTTTTTGGGGCAGATGGGGGGATGGGATCCACCAGCGCAAAACGGGTTTCGTCATCAACACGTTCTTCCGTCTGGCTTTTTGCTACAAGCCGTTGGTATTTCCCTTCCATTTGTTCGGTAAAGACAATACCAGAGTTAAAGACAAACTTTATCTCTTTGAGCGCAGCGCTATAGCGATCCATCATCTCTTGCAAGCCCTGCTCTAAAAATGCACGCCGCTCCGCTATGTTGGCTTCAATTTCGGCGCGTTGTTGATTGGTTTCGGCCATCATTTCATCACGATGCTTTTCTGCTTCCTGGCGGGCGCTGTCAGCAAAAAGTTGTGCTTGGTACAGCGTGGCGTGTAGCATTTCTTCTTTGCCGGAAATCTGGTCGAGTCGGCTTTGTGCTGTGTCAGCACGCTCTTTGTGCGCCTCAATTTCGCTGAGCAGGTTCGCAATGTACGCATCGACCTGCTCTTTGTCGTACCCTCGAAATCCGGTATCAAAGCGTTGGGTCTCTTCTCCCATTTTTTACTCCTCCCTCACTGCCTGTCAAAAACCACGGAACAAATTTGCTAAAAGCCGCTGGAGAAACTGAATCGCTATAAAAACCACGATAGGCGAAAAATCAATCCCCGAAATAGGTGGGATGATCCGGCGAAACGGAGCCAGTACTGGCTCCGTAATGCGATAGATAAACTGGACGATAGGATTGCTGGGATCAGGGCTAATCCACGACATGAACATGCGAGCGATGAGTACCCATGTGTAGAGGTTAAGCAGAAACATCAGCGTGCCAAAGAGTGCACCAATAAAGCTTCCCGCGACAGTATGACCCATTTCTCAGCTCCTCCCGAGTTCTTTTGATCGTGCGCACGCCGTTTCCGCCGCCGCAATAAAGGCCGAACGGACGCCCGCTGCTTCCAGTGCGGCAAGGCCGGCAATCGTTGTCCCTCCCGGGCTGGTGACTTTTTCGCGGAGCAGTGCAGGGTGTTCGCCAGTTTCAAGAATCATTTTGCCTGTTCCATACACGGTTTGCGCAGCGAGTGTTTGTGCCAGTTGACGTGGGAGGCCAAGCTTGACACCCGCGTCGGAAAGGGCTTCTACTACAAGGCAGAGGTATCCAGGGCCGCTGCCAGAAAGAGCCGTAACGGCGTCAAGCTGTGATTCTTCAACTTCAAAAACGAGGCCAACGGCATGCAGTAGTTGTGTGACAGCGGTGCGATCGGCTGCTGTCGCAAGGGTGTTCGTGCTAAAACACGAGACACCCGCCTGCACGAGTGCCGGAGTGTTGGGCATAACGCGGACAATTCTGGCCAGCGGGAGCGCATGTGTGAGTGTGCTGAGGCTGACGCCAGCAGCGATAGAAACAATCAGACTGTTTTCGCGGCACTCCTCAGGCAACTGACGGGCAACATCGATGATTTGCCCTGGCTTCACGCAGAGGATAACGACCT from Chrysiogenes arsenatis DSM 11915 carries:
- a CDS encoding DUF167 domain-containing protein — its product is MAKDEYEEVTFDLRVIPRSRKEQLVHEAGFVKLKITAPPVDGKANEQVIAYFAALLRIPRSSITILRGELGRQKTLRITGITANQKKEYFPWLTQS
- a CDS encoding YggT family protein; the protein is MGHTVAGSFIGALFGTLMFLLNLYTWVLIARMFMSWISPDPSNPIVQFIYRITEPVLAPFRRIIPPISGIDFSPIVVFIAIQFLQRLLANLFRGF
- a CDS encoding DivIVA domain-containing protein — translated: MGEETQRFDTGFRGYDKEQVDAYIANLLSEIEAHKERADTAQSRLDQISGKEEMLHATLYQAQLFADSARQEAEKHRDEMMAETNQQRAEIEANIAERRAFLEQGLQEMMDRYSAALKEIKFVFNSGIVFTEQMEGKYQRLVAKSQTEERVDDETRFALVDPIPPSAPKTNTATQKNKASAKKTVADQAADVLAKIDKAHAQPANTAQPNAPKSNDSDAEFSLYRKKVEKQSDDGEYSEEELDRFLRSLREGGDGKG
- the mtnA gene encoding S-methyl-5-thioribose-1-phosphate isomerase, translating into MADAIVTTAPFVLQLLDQRILPLKVEYIACRTHNDVADAIRTMVVRGAPAIGVSAAYGYALGAHEVTSHPLETLANHMQSVRTTLAATRPTAVNLFWALEAMEKACNALIPTATNTATVANALWQHACQLHQEDIAINRRIGAHGAALLPDHGGVLTHCNAGALATAGYGTALGVIRAAVEQGKRIHVFTDETRPFLQGARLSAFELMEDNIPVTLICDNMAGVVMRQRKVQAIVVGADRIAMNGDTANKIGTYTVAVLARENNIPFYVAAPVSTIDPQAADESDIVIEERDPREVTHCGGVQIAPHNVAVFNPSFDVTPARYISGIITQHGIAKAPFDESLREHLNQSL
- the proC gene encoding pyrroline-5-carboxylate reductase; its protein translation is MFKYAFIGTGNMAEAIITGLITSGTATPAEILCCDTNKERLQSVSARFQGIETAVSASKIAPSQVVILCVKPGQIIDVARQLPEECRENSLIVSIAAGVSLSTLTHALPLARIVRVMPNTPALVQAGVSCFSTNTLATAADRTAVTQLLHAVGLVFEVEESQLDAVTALSGSGPGYLCLVVEALSDAGVKLGLPRQLAQTLAAQTVYGTGKMILETGEHPALLREKVTSPGGTTIAGLAALEAAGVRSAFIAAAETACARSKELGRS
- a CDS encoding epoxyqueuosine reductase QueH; this encodes MKSTALPPPKGRMLLHSCCAPCSGTVIERLKEQVSITLYYANPNIHPAAEYTKRLGELERWCRDTINIPLIVPPYNPTQWFQRVAGLEHEPEKGERCTQCYALRLEETARYAAEHGYDSFSTVLSISPHKDATRINALGTALGEQFTIPFYQANFKKEGGFQRSLVISRENNFYRQTYCGCIYSQR